One part of the Mariniblastus fucicola genome encodes these proteins:
- a CDS encoding DUF1592 domain-containing protein → MRVSLIAELAILFVFTTIAQAELLHAQELQLRLDDIQDFVESHCIDCHVGAEPEGSFDLEPLSFSADQFSAQRLDTAAWEKILRRVDAREMPPASADRPPEDEYQKFSGSLSQILHKRSQTHPRSGRIGSVRRLTRTEYQNSVRDLLGIQINAADYLPKDESSHGFDNITVEELSPMSLNRYVSAAQKIARAAVGGVGNGPSGVTIRIPADRSQEDHVPGLPFGTRGGTLIEHHFPRSGQYEIELKLTRDRDEKVEGLHRKHDIDVLLDRKRMHRFQVVPPKNEGNWENRDFTHSDSHLKTRIEVQAGKHSLGITFPKTFSSLVEEKRQPFDANFNRHRHPRRTPAIYQVSIVGPFDDGEAGQTESRRLIFGDISRGNESTRDDAKKILKRLARRAFRRPVTEDDLETPMRFFDEGFSDGGSDLGFEKGIESAVSSLLVNPNFLFRIEANRDWDQPTQQISDIELASRLSYFLWSSIPDEELLGLATDNRLSEPDVLRDQVKRMLADGKSKSLVENFASQWLYLRNLESITPNVRLFPDFDDNLRQSFRLETEQLFADIVRIDRSVLKLIRSEHTYLNDRLATHYGIPNVRGSEFRKVQLPADSRRGGILRHGSILMVTSYATRTSPTIRGNWILENILGTPAPPPPPNIPNLKENTTLEVSTLRERLAAHRADPACASCHDRMDPIGFSLENYDAVGRWRTFEGTLDVDAAGMFPTGKPISSAAELEDVILERPQMFVRTLTEKLITYGLGRAVEPFDGPAVRSIESAAAKDDYRFSSIVTGIVLSDPFRLRLNERFENPETGQ, encoded by the coding sequence ATGCGCGTCTCTCTGATTGCCGAACTGGCCATTCTGTTCGTTTTCACGACCATTGCCCAAGCTGAACTTCTGCACGCTCAGGAACTTCAACTTCGCCTGGATGACATTCAGGATTTTGTTGAGAGCCATTGCATCGATTGCCATGTCGGAGCAGAACCGGAAGGCTCGTTCGATCTCGAACCGTTGTCTTTTTCGGCCGATCAATTTTCGGCGCAGCGTCTTGATACAGCCGCTTGGGAGAAGATTCTTCGCCGCGTTGATGCACGCGAGATGCCTCCAGCGTCAGCCGATCGCCCCCCCGAAGACGAATACCAAAAGTTTTCTGGCTCGCTGTCGCAGATTTTGCACAAACGCAGCCAAACGCATCCGCGATCGGGACGGATCGGATCGGTCCGACGCCTGACACGAACGGAGTATCAGAATTCTGTTCGCGATCTGCTGGGCATTCAGATCAACGCCGCGGACTATTTGCCGAAAGACGAATCGAGTCACGGGTTCGACAACATCACGGTGGAAGAGCTTTCGCCGATGAGCCTGAACAGATACGTTTCGGCAGCGCAGAAAATCGCCAGAGCCGCGGTTGGTGGAGTCGGCAATGGCCCCAGCGGCGTGACGATTCGCATTCCGGCGGACCGTTCGCAGGAAGACCACGTTCCGGGCTTGCCGTTTGGAACTCGCGGCGGCACGCTGATTGAACATCATTTTCCCAGGTCCGGCCAGTACGAAATCGAATTGAAACTGACGCGCGACCGTGATGAGAAAGTGGAAGGCCTGCATCGGAAACATGACATCGACGTGTTGTTGGATCGTAAACGGATGCATCGCTTTCAGGTCGTTCCGCCAAAGAACGAGGGCAATTGGGAGAATCGCGATTTCACGCATTCGGATTCGCATCTGAAAACCCGAATCGAAGTCCAGGCCGGCAAACATTCGCTGGGCATTACTTTTCCCAAAACGTTTTCGTCGCTGGTAGAAGAAAAGCGGCAACCTTTTGATGCGAACTTCAATCGCCACCGCCACCCGCGTCGCACCCCGGCGATCTATCAGGTGTCGATCGTGGGTCCGTTTGATGATGGAGAAGCAGGACAAACCGAGAGTCGCCGCTTGATCTTTGGTGACATTTCGCGCGGAAACGAAAGTACTCGCGACGACGCGAAGAAGATTCTGAAGCGGCTTGCTCGTCGTGCTTTCCGCCGCCCGGTTACTGAGGACGACCTCGAAACGCCAATGCGTTTTTTCGATGAAGGATTCTCCGATGGCGGTTCCGACCTCGGTTTTGAAAAAGGTATCGAGTCCGCGGTGTCGTCGTTGTTGGTGAACCCGAACTTCCTGTTTCGCATCGAAGCAAATCGCGACTGGGACCAACCAACACAACAGATCTCAGACATCGAACTCGCATCGCGGCTTTCCTACTTTCTCTGGAGCAGCATTCCGGACGAGGAACTGTTAGGCCTTGCGACGGACAACCGATTGAGCGAACCGGACGTGCTGCGAGATCAAGTCAAACGCATGTTGGCCGATGGCAAGTCGAAATCACTGGTCGAAAACTTCGCCTCGCAGTGGCTTTACCTTCGCAACCTCGAATCGATCACGCCCAACGTGCGGCTGTTCCCGGACTTCGACGACAACCTGCGACAGTCGTTTCGTCTCGAGACCGAACAACTGTTCGCCGACATTGTCCGAATCGATCGCAGTGTGTTGAAGCTGATCCGCTCAGAACACACTTACCTGAATGACCGGCTGGCAACGCATTACGGAATCCCGAACGTGCGCGGCAGCGAGTTTCGCAAAGTCCAACTTCCGGCGGACAGTCGACGCGGCGGGATTTTGCGACACGGAAGCATTTTGATGGTGACGTCGTACGCGACCCGGACTTCGCCGACGATTCGCGGCAACTGGATTCTGGAAAACATCCTGGGAACTCCGGCACCGCCGCCTCCGCCGAACATTCCAAACCTGAAAGAAAACACGACGCTTGAGGTCAGCACGCTTCGCGAACGTCTCGCAGCGCACCGAGCCGACCCGGCCTGTGCGAGCTGTCATGATCGCATGGATCCGATTGGCTTTTCTCTGGAAAATTACGACGCGGTTGGTCGATGGAGAACTTTTGAGGGGACGCTGGACGTCGACGCGGCAGGCATGTTCCCGACCGGAAAACCGATCAGCTCAGCGGCAGAACTTGAGGACGTGATCCTTGAGCGTCCGCAGATGTTTGTCCGCACGCTGACGGAAAAGCTGATCACGTATGGACTGGGCCGAGCCGTAGAGCCCTTCGACGGTCCGGCGGTTCGTTCGATTGAAAGTGCTGCGGCAAAAGATGACTATCGTTTCTCAAGCATCGTGACGGGAATCGTGTTGAGCGATCCGTTTCGTTTGCGATTGAATGAACGTTTTGAAAACCCGGAGACTGGCCAATGA
- a CDS encoding COG1361 family protein, translating into MERQIRNVSRYMFAIVVAVLLCNLVTSIASGQTFDPLGRGVLPQNRGIVAPQGGTINSLGLGPTQRGLSYQGPQVQPRIQSPQPAYGFGQPNQTFQTPGFNRSQQNLIQPSNYPVGPAFTPAPVAPPCGNPNCNDSQCLGGCKNSQPKKRHFIPKLDGYKTPGQNGQLMMTPSRIVAPVGSEVVVLAGICGGDGYFVKNQPLEWMISNDSVGQIIEVGGIKPHTTFNKVVSPSARKFDGQYAWGRTGLKPLMLTRGTPTPADDIQLREGQTYLSLSSESPGTTWLTGVAPNAEGWDRRRSSTRIHWVDGTWSIPAPISATAGTVSALTTVVTRSDGSSGVEGWKVRYSIVGGAPAEFAPAGSQTAEATTSRSGEAIAQIRQRAGQFEPGVTQVRVDVVRPAFGSEPELVVESGLTQVTWSAPALTIRAIGPAEAVSDEPFNYRVEVSNPGDQLTRGVVVTTKDFDPSIEYISSNPKPTQYGNQYQWELGDIAPGSQPRVIDLQLRSKKRGNVGMCFEVASESDRLRTEACAQTEISGACIGLEIEGPETANVGDEITYQIGLVNQCDEPLRNVNLRITPDAGLVASGQSSRIIEGSVDEIPFGEKKTIPVQFQAIQAGRQCFRLDVVADGGHDAGLLECVIVSQTGSSGVSIQLRGGVPIRVGEMTLVQAVVTNTGNVPLNSVAIENQFEPSIVPNAFSDNVRGPEQGIADGDPLLLELGRLEPGDSKEVDIQYEGLSVDGNANMIFTVTSAEEVTSTQELSIRIEPNEENDGRGTDRNVPDFDTTPTIPNSGGQGESQIGIPQDNASLNQSGLGVKIEALQTPVSVSRGQEAPVKFEITNNDNFVHENVRISLVLPAGLQYSNFDPGSSGLRTVNQLYPDVPTVDFDARRSLRPDEKLGGVLYVTGKTQGKHAVRVFTQSNQTEVLDLVDFVNVSQ; encoded by the coding sequence ATGGAACGTCAAATTCGAAACGTATCGCGATACATGTTCGCCATCGTTGTCGCGGTCTTGCTGTGCAACCTTGTTACTTCAATCGCCAGTGGACAGACCTTCGACCCGCTTGGCCGCGGCGTCCTGCCGCAAAACCGGGGCATCGTTGCTCCCCAAGGCGGAACGATCAACTCGCTGGGACTCGGGCCGACGCAACGCGGACTGAGCTATCAAGGCCCTCAAGTTCAGCCTCGCATTCAAAGCCCACAACCCGCTTATGGTTTCGGTCAACCCAACCAAACCTTTCAAACGCCTGGTTTCAATCGCTCGCAACAGAACCTCATTCAGCCATCGAACTATCCTGTCGGGCCAGCGTTCACGCCAGCACCCGTTGCTCCGCCATGCGGCAATCCAAATTGCAACGACTCCCAATGCTTGGGCGGATGCAAAAACAGCCAACCCAAGAAACGGCACTTCATCCCAAAACTTGACGGATACAAGACTCCAGGGCAAAACGGACAACTGATGATGACGCCCTCGCGAATCGTCGCGCCCGTCGGCAGTGAAGTCGTCGTTCTGGCCGGGATCTGTGGCGGCGATGGTTATTTCGTAAAGAATCAACCGCTTGAATGGATGATTTCCAATGACAGCGTTGGGCAGATTATCGAAGTCGGCGGAATCAAGCCGCACACGACGTTCAACAAAGTGGTCAGCCCGTCGGCGAGAAAGTTCGACGGTCAGTATGCGTGGGGGCGCACGGGACTGAAACCACTGATGCTGACGCGAGGCACGCCGACTCCTGCAGACGACATTCAACTCCGGGAAGGTCAGACCTACCTGAGCCTGTCTTCCGAATCGCCGGGTACGACTTGGCTAACAGGCGTTGCACCGAATGCAGAAGGCTGGGACCGACGTCGTTCTTCAACTCGAATTCACTGGGTGGACGGAACCTGGTCGATTCCGGCTCCGATCTCTGCCACGGCTGGAACCGTTTCCGCGTTGACAACAGTCGTAACACGTTCCGACGGCAGCAGCGGCGTCGAGGGCTGGAAAGTCCGTTACTCAATCGTTGGCGGCGCCCCGGCCGAGTTCGCACCAGCCGGTTCGCAGACGGCTGAGGCAACCACCAGTCGGTCCGGCGAGGCCATCGCCCAGATTCGGCAAAGAGCCGGCCAGTTTGAGCCCGGAGTCACGCAAGTTCGCGTTGATGTCGTGCGTCCGGCGTTCGGCAGCGAGCCTGAATTGGTTGTCGAAAGCGGATTGACTCAGGTTACATGGAGTGCTCCTGCGTTGACGATCCGGGCTATCGGTCCTGCAGAAGCGGTCTCGGATGAACCGTTCAACTATCGAGTCGAAGTCAGCAATCCCGGCGATCAACTGACTCGCGGCGTCGTCGTCACGACAAAGGATTTCGATCCGAGCATCGAGTACATTTCCAGCAATCCAAAACCGACTCAATATGGCAACCAGTACCAGTGGGAGCTTGGCGATATCGCTCCTGGCAGCCAACCTCGAGTCATCGATCTACAGCTTCGCAGCAAGAAACGCGGCAATGTCGGCATGTGCTTTGAAGTCGCCAGCGAATCTGATCGGTTGCGCACGGAAGCCTGTGCCCAAACGGAAATCTCCGGTGCCTGCATTGGCCTGGAAATCGAAGGCCCGGAAACGGCTAACGTGGGTGACGAGATCACCTATCAGATTGGGTTGGTGAATCAATGCGATGAGCCACTCCGAAACGTGAATCTGAGAATCACGCCCGACGCAGGCCTTGTCGCGTCCGGTCAGTCATCACGCATTATCGAAGGTTCAGTCGACGAAATTCCTTTCGGTGAAAAGAAGACGATTCCCGTTCAGTTCCAGGCGATCCAGGCCGGTCGTCAGTGCTTCCGACTGGACGTTGTCGCCGACGGAGGCCACGACGCCGGATTGCTCGAATGCGTCATCGTTTCGCAAACCGGTTCTTCCGGAGTCAGCATTCAACTTCGTGGCGGCGTTCCGATTCGTGTCGGGGAAATGACGCTTGTTCAGGCTGTCGTCACCAACACGGGCAACGTTCCGCTCAACTCGGTTGCGATTGAAAACCAGTTTGAACCATCAATCGTGCCGAACGCGTTTAGCGACAACGTTCGTGGTCCGGAACAGGGAATCGCCGACGGTGATCCGTTGCTGCTGGAACTGGGACGACTCGAGCCTGGCGATTCGAAGGAAGTCGACATTCAGTACGAGGGGCTCAGCGTCGACGGAAACGCAAACATGATCTTTACCGTCACGTCTGCGGAGGAAGTGACTTCCACGCAAGAGCTTTCGATTCGCATCGAGCCCAATGAAGAGAATGATGGCCGAGGCACTGATCGAAATGTACCCGACTTTGACACGACACCTACGATCCCTAACTCAGGCGGACAGGGTGAATCACAGATCGGCATCCCTCAAGACAATGCTTCGCTGAACCAATCGGGACTGGGCGTGAAGATTGAAGCTCTTCAAACGCCGGTTAGCGTTTCGCGTGGCCAGGAAGCACCGGTCAAATTCGAGATCACAAATAACGACAATTTCGTGCACGAAAACGTCAGAATCTCGCTGGTGCTACCCGCAGGCTTACAATACAGCAATTTTGATCCGGGCAGTTCTGGCCTGCGAACAGTCAACCAACTTTATCCGGACGTACCAACCGTCGATTTTGACGCGCGTCGGTCCTTGCGACCGGACGAAAAACTCGGCGGCGTGCTGTACGTGACAGGCAAAACCCAGGGCAAACATGCCGTGCGGGTTTTCACACAAAGCAATCAGACGGAAGTACTTGACTTGGTAGATTTCGTCAACGTTTCGCAGTAG
- a CDS encoding YbjQ family protein: MIVVNTETVAGYRVVEVKGIVQGNTVRAKHAGRDIAAGFKNLVGGELKGYTELLTESRREAIERMMGQAQQLGANAIVNVRFTTSAVTSGAAELYAYGTAVVVQPIA; encoded by the coding sequence ATGATTGTCGTCAACACAGAAACTGTCGCTGGCTACCGCGTCGTCGAAGTCAAAGGAATTGTTCAGGGCAACACGGTACGCGCCAAACATGCCGGCCGCGACATTGCGGCGGGTTTCAAAAACCTCGTCGGCGGCGAGCTCAAAGGCTACACCGAATTGCTGACAGAATCGCGACGTGAAGCCATCGAGCGAATGATGGGGCAAGCGCAGCAGCTGGGAGCCAACGCGATCGTGAACGTTCGCTTCACGACCAGTGCAGTCACGTCCGGAGCTGCCGAGCTTTACGCTTATGGAACTGCCGTGGTTGTCCAGCCGATTGCCTAA
- a CDS encoding YbjQ family protein, with amino-acid sequence MGVIIALVITAFLLTLGFVAGTVAEKNHFKRLDEREAVNRMTLQTQSKIFLSPTSGGKTPTMIHSETVIASDYFKNFLSAFRKFFGGEMKSYHSLMERGRRETLAKLIEQASGMGYNAVCNVRLEPADVSGAVTNPKNKSVMVCILGTATAYDSDVVTTAPPVKIEKPAEG; translated from the coding sequence ATGGGTGTTATCATCGCATTGGTGATTACCGCTTTTTTGCTGACCTTGGGCTTCGTGGCAGGAACGGTAGCGGAAAAGAATCATTTTAAGCGGCTCGATGAGCGTGAAGCGGTCAATCGTATGACGTTGCAAACTCAATCGAAGATCTTTCTCAGCCCGACGTCCGGTGGCAAAACACCGACGATGATCCACAGCGAGACCGTGATTGCGAGCGACTATTTCAAGAATTTCCTCAGCGCGTTTCGAAAGTTTTTCGGTGGCGAGATGAAAAGCTACCATTCGCTGATGGAGCGCGGTCGCCGTGAGACGCTGGCGAAATTGATCGAACAGGCCAGCGGGATGGGGTATAACGCCGTTTGTAATGTGCGACTGGAGCCGGCTGACGTTTCCGGCGCCGTGACGAATCCGAAAAATAAATCCGTGATGGTGTGTATCCTTGGAACCGCGACTGCGTACGATAGCGATGTGGTGACGACGGCGCCGCCGGTGAAGATCGAGAAACCTGCCGAAGGCTAG
- the rsmH gene encoding 16S rRNA (cytosine(1402)-N(4))-methyltransferase RsmH: protein MTIHIPVLMDEVLEGLQPEGSKVIVDGTLGGGGHTAAILKLLGPEGRVISFDRDLNAVEEAAAKIDDPRFTPIHGNYADFPEHLKAMGIEAVDGVLLDLGYSSDQLADEDRGFSFNNDGELDLRFDRLDGEPAWRLVNRLSEKHLADLIYNYGEERLSRRIARKICAVREADPIKTSQQLARVVRSCVPRSKNHSIDPATRTFQAIRIAVNDELKFLQETMKRLPQFLKLDGRAAIISFHSLEDRIVKRAINGSDEMEPINRKPITASDAELDANSRSRSAKLRVAKRIQAIPMR, encoded by the coding sequence ATGACGATTCATATTCCCGTTCTGATGGATGAAGTCCTTGAGGGCTTGCAACCGGAAGGCAGCAAAGTCATCGTCGATGGAACGCTCGGCGGCGGCGGGCACACCGCTGCGATCCTGAAATTGCTGGGGCCGGAAGGTCGCGTCATTTCTTTCGATCGCGATCTCAATGCGGTCGAAGAAGCCGCGGCAAAGATCGATGACCCACGCTTCACGCCGATCCACGGCAACTACGCGGACTTCCCCGAGCACCTTAAAGCGATGGGCATCGAGGCGGTTGATGGCGTGCTGTTGGATTTGGGTTATTCCAGCGATCAATTGGCGGATGAAGATCGTGGGTTCAGCTTCAACAATGATGGCGAACTGGACTTGCGGTTTGACCGCCTCGATGGCGAACCGGCGTGGCGGTTGGTGAATCGGCTGAGCGAGAAACATTTGGCTGATTTGATTTACAACTACGGAGAAGAGCGGCTTTCGCGTCGTATCGCGAGGAAGATCTGTGCGGTTCGCGAGGCCGATCCGATCAAGACTTCGCAGCAGCTTGCCCGAGTCGTCCGTTCCTGTGTGCCGCGGTCAAAGAATCACTCGATCGACCCGGCGACACGAACGTTTCAGGCCATTCGCATCGCGGTCAATGACGAGCTGAAGTTTCTGCAAGAAACGATGAAGCGGCTGCCGCAGTTTTTGAAGCTCGATGGCCGGGCTGCGATTATCAGTTTCCATTCGCTGGAGGATCGGATCGTGAAACGGGCGATCAATGGCAGCGATGAGATGGAGCCGATCAACCGGAAACCGATCACGGCGTCTGACGCGGAGTTGGATGCGAATTCGAGAAGCCGCAGTGCGAAGTTGCGAGTTGCCAAACGGATTCAGGCAATTCCGATGAGATAA
- a CDS encoding alpha/beta hydrolase encodes MYFRFLIFSVLIFSLLKTVNAQETERVRFKHEKHGAIVFASGEDYELKCDIYQPKSDEPRPVMLAIHGGAWTTGTKFAMYRHARILANRGYVVMAINYRLAPKHKWPAQIHDCKHAVRWIREHAKEYNADPDRVYAFGYSAGAHLASLLATTDKDDGLEGEVQQPYAKHSSRVDGLIAGGAPMEFSWIDAQSTTLTYWLGETKAANPQRYAKASPVTYVTNDDPVAVVFHGTSDTLVPATSPEEFAKCCEKADVECQLILTRDGHASAFTRTSLLIDSLARLEGLLAKQECYERMERMINWIEEFKMAHNRLPKSATELETFLILRDDGPDVSEFADAMTSNRDGHSFIVRWGIAESPIVSESVGIDGEKLSR; translated from the coding sequence ATGTATTTTCGATTCTTGATATTCTCAGTTCTAATTTTTTCGTTGCTCAAAACGGTCAACGCACAAGAAACTGAACGCGTTCGGTTCAAGCACGAGAAACACGGTGCGATCGTGTTTGCGTCGGGCGAGGACTACGAACTGAAATGCGACATCTACCAGCCGAAATCGGACGAACCGCGGCCCGTGATGCTGGCGATCCATGGTGGTGCGTGGACGACGGGCACGAAGTTCGCGATGTATCGACACGCCAGAATTCTGGCAAATCGTGGCTACGTGGTGATGGCGATCAACTACCGTTTGGCTCCAAAACATAAGTGGCCGGCCCAAATCCACGACTGCAAACATGCGGTGCGTTGGATTCGCGAACACGCGAAGGAATACAATGCTGACCCCGATCGGGTTTACGCATTCGGCTATTCGGCGGGTGCGCATCTGGCTTCGCTTCTGGCAACGACTGACAAGGACGATGGCTTGGAGGGTGAAGTCCAACAGCCTTACGCGAAACACAGTTCCCGAGTCGATGGTTTGATCGCCGGAGGAGCCCCGATGGAGTTCAGCTGGATTGACGCTCAGTCGACGACGCTGACTTACTGGCTAGGGGAAACCAAAGCTGCCAATCCGCAGCGGTACGCGAAAGCTTCTCCGGTGACCTATGTGACCAACGACGATCCTGTGGCCGTGGTATTCCATGGAACCTCCGACACACTTGTTCCGGCGACTTCGCCAGAGGAGTTTGCGAAGTGCTGCGAGAAAGCGGATGTCGAATGCCAACTGATACTCACCCGTGACGGTCATGCGTCAGCCTTCACGCGAACCAGTTTGCTGATCGATAGTCTGGCGCGATTGGAAGGTTTGCTGGCGAAGCAGGAATGCTACGAGAGGATGGAACGGATGATCAATTGGATTGAGGAGTTCAAGATGGCACACAATCGGCTTCCCAAATCAGCGACTGAATTGGAGACATTTCTAATCCTTCGCGACGATGGCCCTGACGTCAGCGAGTTTGCCGACGCAATGACGAGCAACAGGGACGGACATTCCTTTATAGTCCGATGGGGGATCGCAGAATCGCCGATCGTTAGCGAATCAGTTGGTATCGACGGCGAAAAGTTGTCGCGTTGA
- the dprA gene encoding DNA-processing protein DprA, whose translation MSELPENNNFLTESAEGVSSETVQQKFARRNAALRLQMVSGIGPRIYGDLIERFGSAEEVLAAAPSDIRNVPGVGAKLGSNIALASEVDIEPVLDCCQGHGISILQRGTPGYSKRLEEIYDPPAILFAKGELLPCDELSIAIVGTRHATSYGIKVADQLARGLALAGLTIVSGLARGIDAAAHRGALAVGGRTVAVLGGGLLKMYPPEHQTLADEISEAGAGAVLSESLPQQAPKSGSFPRRNRIVTGLSLGVIVIEAADRSGALISARLANEQGREVFAVPGRMTDRMSKGTNGLIRDGATMVQSVDDVLEHLGPLPTAAKIETSSGESLTIRSPAELKLNEQETLVLQLISEDATEVDWLIQQSELPAARVLSTVSVLEMRRLIRRVSGTAVVRI comes from the coding sequence ATGAGCGAGCTGCCTGAGAACAACAATTTTCTTACCGAATCGGCGGAAGGCGTTTCGTCTGAAACCGTCCAGCAAAAGTTCGCTCGACGCAATGCGGCACTTCGATTGCAAATGGTCTCGGGCATTGGGCCCCGCATCTACGGTGATCTGATCGAGCGATTTGGTTCGGCAGAAGAAGTCCTTGCGGCCGCACCAAGCGACATTCGAAACGTCCCCGGAGTCGGTGCAAAACTCGGCAGCAACATCGCGTTGGCCTCGGAAGTTGATATCGAGCCCGTTTTGGATTGCTGCCAGGGGCACGGCATTTCGATTTTGCAACGCGGTACTCCCGGCTATTCGAAACGCCTCGAAGAGATTTACGATCCGCCCGCGATCCTGTTCGCAAAAGGTGAACTCCTGCCCTGCGATGAACTTTCAATCGCCATCGTCGGAACTCGGCACGCGACCAGCTACGGAATTAAAGTCGCCGATCAACTGGCCCGAGGTTTGGCTTTGGCTGGTCTGACGATCGTGTCCGGACTGGCACGCGGCATCGATGCAGCAGCCCATCGCGGCGCACTCGCCGTTGGCGGACGAACCGTCGCGGTGCTCGGCGGTGGATTGCTGAAAATGTATCCGCCCGAACATCAGACTTTGGCTGACGAAATCAGCGAAGCCGGCGCCGGAGCGGTGCTTTCTGAATCGCTGCCGCAACAAGCTCCCAAAAGCGGATCTTTCCCGCGACGCAACCGGATCGTGACCGGGCTTTCTTTGGGAGTCATCGTTATCGAAGCCGCCGATCGCAGCGGAGCCCTCATTTCGGCGCGGCTGGCCAACGAACAGGGCCGCGAAGTCTTCGCCGTTCCAGGTCGGATGACCGATCGCATGTCGAAAGGAACCAACGGGCTGATCCGTGACGGTGCTACGATGGTGCAGAGCGTTGACGATGTGCTGGAACACCTCGGACCGCTGCCGACAGCCGCGAAAATTGAAACTTCTTCAGGCGAGTCACTGACGATTCGGTCACCGGCGGAACTGAAACTGAACGAACAGGAAACTTTGGTGCTGCAGCTGATTTCGGAAGACGCCACGGAAGTCGACTGGTTGATCCAGCAAAGTGAATTGCCAGCGGCGCGAGTGCTTTCAACCGTTAGCGTTCTGGAAATGCGACGGTTGATTCGTCGAGTCAGCGGCACGGCAGTAGTACGGATTTAG
- a CDS encoding glycoside hydrolase 5 family protein, whose protein sequence is MIKWIAISMLVLAFACWVIFMIVLMVLMSSGPTAKPADQWQTESWMQADDSLPDEMPTRVLAMTDLPPLEPTPTAQDVAAAIEKSKQAGCDAAVITVSWPSLEPSAGQYTFDELKQSVELNSGRFLFLGIQVVNTTVKDLPADLQSKSFDDPEVTSRFRDLLQALAPLLQHRIKFLSVGNETDVYLAANSNEAAAFKTFLDKAYENAKAISPDLLVGTTLTDGGALREDCRELVAGMDAHFLTYYHGQHGLEGTFKDPATTKRDLVALAAELDQRPIVFQEIGFPAHPSLGSPEKQAVFVDGVFDAWQELGPRVPMINYFMMYDFPRDFVEGQISYYGVTDESQRLTNFIGSLGLHETNGTPRPAWSTFEARGQQARQ, encoded by the coding sequence ATGATTAAATGGATCGCGATCTCAATGCTTGTTCTCGCGTTTGCCTGCTGGGTGATTTTCATGATCGTGCTCATGGTCCTGATGTCTTCCGGACCGACAGCCAAACCGGCGGATCAATGGCAAACTGAGTCGTGGATGCAAGCTGACGATTCGCTTCCTGATGAAATGCCAACACGGGTTTTGGCGATGACCGACCTTCCGCCGCTTGAGCCGACACCAACGGCGCAGGATGTTGCTGCGGCGATCGAAAAGAGCAAACAGGCTGGCTGTGATGCTGCGGTCATCACGGTTTCATGGCCCAGCCTTGAGCCGTCTGCCGGGCAGTACACGTTTGACGAACTCAAGCAATCCGTCGAGTTGAACTCAGGCCGTTTTCTGTTTTTGGGAATCCAGGTCGTCAACACGACAGTGAAGGACTTGCCCGCGGATTTACAAAGCAAGTCTTTCGATGACCCGGAAGTCACGTCTCGGTTTCGCGATCTGCTTCAAGCCTTGGCCCCACTGCTGCAGCACCGCATCAAGTTCCTGTCGGTCGGAAATGAAACCGATGTTTATCTCGCAGCCAACAGCAACGAGGCAGCGGCGTTCAAAACGTTTCTGGACAAAGCGTACGAAAACGCGAAAGCAATTTCGCCCGATTTATTGGTCGGCACGACACTGACCGACGGCGGCGCGCTGCGTGAGGATTGCCGCGAGCTGGTCGCCGGAATGGACGCCCATTTCTTGACCTACTATCACGGGCAACATGGACTTGAAGGAACGTTCAAAGATCCCGCAACGACCAAACGGGACCTTGTTGCTCTCGCCGCGGAACTGGACCAGCGCCCCATCGTTTTCCAGGAGATCGGTTTTCCGGCACATCCTTCGCTCGGGTCGCCGGAAAAGCAGGCGGTTTTCGTCGACGGCGTTTTCGACGCCTGGCAAGAACTTGGACCACGCGTACCGATGATCAATTATTTCATGATGTATGACTTTCCCCGCGATTTTGTCGAAGGGCAAATTTCCTACTACGGCGTGACGGACGAGTCGCAACGATTGACGAACTTCATTGGTTCGCTGGGTTTGCATGAGACCAACGGTACTCCCCGACCGGCGTGGAGCACGTTTGAAGCAAGAGGCCAACAGGCAAGGCAATAG